Proteins from one Daphnia pulicaria isolate SC F1-1A chromosome 3, SC_F0-13Bv2, whole genome shotgun sequence genomic window:
- the LOC124329123 gene encoding lachesin-like isoform X2, with protein sequence MTIEILIAFHLLLQLSTTVCGAGGIGTIVAGEPAPVFLEPVNNVTVVIGRDISLTCAVDHLGPNKVAWIHLDRHMIVAIHQHLVTRIPRYSATHDAHRNTWTLNLRGAQPEDAGRYLCQVNSNPMITQVGIVDVVVPPTIVDAGSSASHITVREGLSLTLTCRGDGVPAPKVTWRREDGRPIFFGDKKKEASIEGDSLTLNKIGRTESGAYLCIASNGVPPSVSKRIWVDVEFPPMVWVPAQIVGLPLGGSVTFDCFTEAQPKAITYWTRMTGGPSDSDVVLLPSRRIHADSTSTGYRTHMNLTIQSFEVKDIGTYRCVAKNSLGEAEGSVQLMETEPEHSNNEMIVDEFAKDVQSPPTTPQKTTIIPRSTVKPSTSTWQQGNRVQFISNNSHSTGRQSTTRNSGPSLLPRWPDVMILLAVTKLLLL encoded by the exons ATGACGATCGAGATTTTGATCGCCTTTCATTTGTTACTTCAATTGTCGACGACTGTTTGCG GGGCCGGTGGCATCGGGACGATCGTCGCTGGAGAGCCGGCGCCCGTTTTTCTAGAGCCTGTTAACAATGTCACGGTCGTGATTGGACGGGACATCAGCCTCACCTGCGCCGTGGACCATTTAGGACCTAATAAG GTGGCATGGATCCATTTGGATCGTCACATGATTGTTGCCATTCATCAACATCTTGTCACCCGCATTCCTCGCTACAGCGCCACTCACGACGCCCATAGAAACACTTGGACGCTCAATCTCCGCGGTGCTCAACCG GAGGATGCGGGGAGATACCTGTGCCAAGTCAACTCGAACCCGATGATAACGCAAGTTGGCATCGTCGACGTCGTCg TTCCACCAACCATTGTGGATGCTGGCAGCTCGGCTTCACACATAACAGTCCGTGAAGGATTGAGTTTGACGCTCACTTGCCGCGGTGACGGCGTTCCAGCGCCGAAAGTGACTTGGCGTCGTGAAGACGGACGTCCAATCTTCTTTGGcgacaagaagaaagaag CGTCGATTGAAGGCGACAGTTTGACTCTGAACAAGATTGGACGGACGGAATCGGGAGCTTATTTGTGCATCGCATCCAACGGCGTCCCACCGTCGGTTTCCAAAAGAATCTGGGTCGATGTCGAAT TTCCGCCAATGGTTTGGGTGCCAGCTCAAATTGTCGGACTGCCGCTAGGAGGGTCAGTTACATTCGATTGTTTCACGGAAGCCCAGCCCAAGGCAATCACTTACTGGACTCGCATGACGGGCGGTCCGTCCGACTCCGACGTTGTTTTGTTGCCAAGCCGAAGGATTCACGCCGATTCGACCAGCACCGGCTATCGCACTCATATGAATTTGACCATTCAATCGTTTGAAGTCAAAGATATTGGCACCTACCGATGCGTGGCCAAAAATTCACTCGGCGAAGCGGAAGGATCGGTCCAGTTAATGG AAACGGAACCGGAACATTCAAATAACGAGATGATTGTAGATG AATTTGCCAAAGATGTTCAATCACCACCGACTACCCCACAGAAAACGACAATAATTCCCCGATCGACTGTCAAGCCCAGCACCAGCACATGGCAACAAGGAAACCGTGTCCAATTCATCAGCAACAACTCGCATTCGACCGGCCGTCAATCGACGACCCGCAACTCAG GTCCATCTCTGTTGCCGCGCTGGCCCGATGTTATGATTCTCTTGGCCGTCACCAAGTTGTTACTGTTATGA
- the LOC124329123 gene encoding lachesin-like isoform X1: MTIEILIAFHLLLQLSTTVCGAGGIGTIVAGEPAPVFLEPVNNVTVVIGRDISLTCAVDHLGPNKVAWIHLDRHMIVAIHQHLVTRIPRYSATHDAHRNTWTLNLRGAQPEDAGRYLCQVNSNPMITQVGIVDVVVPPTIVDAGSSASHITVREGLSLTLTCRGDGVPAPKVTWRREDGRPIFFGDKKKEASIEGDSLTLNKIGRTESGAYLCIASNGVPPSVSKRIWVDVEFPPMVWVPAQIVGLPLGGSVTFDCFTEAQPKAITYWTRMTGGPSDSDVVLLPSRRIHADSTSTGYRTHMNLTIQSFEVKDIGTYRCVAKNSLGEAEGSVQLMETEPEHSNNEMIVDVEFAKDVQSPPTTPQKTTIIPRSTVKPSTSTWQQGNRVQFISNNSHSTGRQSTTRNSGPSLLPRWPDVMILLAVTKLLLL, encoded by the exons ATGACGATCGAGATTTTGATCGCCTTTCATTTGTTACTTCAATTGTCGACGACTGTTTGCG GGGCCGGTGGCATCGGGACGATCGTCGCTGGAGAGCCGGCGCCCGTTTTTCTAGAGCCTGTTAACAATGTCACGGTCGTGATTGGACGGGACATCAGCCTCACCTGCGCCGTGGACCATTTAGGACCTAATAAG GTGGCATGGATCCATTTGGATCGTCACATGATTGTTGCCATTCATCAACATCTTGTCACCCGCATTCCTCGCTACAGCGCCACTCACGACGCCCATAGAAACACTTGGACGCTCAATCTCCGCGGTGCTCAACCG GAGGATGCGGGGAGATACCTGTGCCAAGTCAACTCGAACCCGATGATAACGCAAGTTGGCATCGTCGACGTCGTCg TTCCACCAACCATTGTGGATGCTGGCAGCTCGGCTTCACACATAACAGTCCGTGAAGGATTGAGTTTGACGCTCACTTGCCGCGGTGACGGCGTTCCAGCGCCGAAAGTGACTTGGCGTCGTGAAGACGGACGTCCAATCTTCTTTGGcgacaagaagaaagaag CGTCGATTGAAGGCGACAGTTTGACTCTGAACAAGATTGGACGGACGGAATCGGGAGCTTATTTGTGCATCGCATCCAACGGCGTCCCACCGTCGGTTTCCAAAAGAATCTGGGTCGATGTCGAAT TTCCGCCAATGGTTTGGGTGCCAGCTCAAATTGTCGGACTGCCGCTAGGAGGGTCAGTTACATTCGATTGTTTCACGGAAGCCCAGCCCAAGGCAATCACTTACTGGACTCGCATGACGGGCGGTCCGTCCGACTCCGACGTTGTTTTGTTGCCAAGCCGAAGGATTCACGCCGATTCGACCAGCACCGGCTATCGCACTCATATGAATTTGACCATTCAATCGTTTGAAGTCAAAGATATTGGCACCTACCGATGCGTGGCCAAAAATTCACTCGGCGAAGCGGAAGGATCGGTCCAGTTAATGG AAACGGAACCGGAACATTCAAATAACGAGATGATTGTAGATG TAGAATTTGCCAAAGATGTTCAATCACCACCGACTACCCCACAGAAAACGACAATAATTCCCCGATCGACTGTCAAGCCCAGCACCAGCACATGGCAACAAGGAAACCGTGTCCAATTCATCAGCAACAACTCGCATTCGACCGGCCGTCAATCGACGACCCGCAACTCAG GTCCATCTCTGTTGCCGCGCTGGCCCGATGTTATGATTCTCTTGGCCGTCACCAAGTTGTTACTGTTATGA
- the LOC124329123 gene encoding lachesin-like isoform X3, which produces MADRTRAGGIGTIVAGEPAPVFLEPVNNVTVVIGRDISLTCAVDHLGPNKVAWIHLDRHMIVAIHQHLVTRIPRYSATHDAHRNTWTLNLRGAQPEDAGRYLCQVNSNPMITQVGIVDVVVPPTIVDAGSSASHITVREGLSLTLTCRGDGVPAPKVTWRREDGRPIFFGDKKKEASIEGDSLTLNKIGRTESGAYLCIASNGVPPSVSKRIWVDVEFPPMVWVPAQIVGLPLGGSVTFDCFTEAQPKAITYWTRMTGGPSDSDVVLLPSRRIHADSTSTGYRTHMNLTIQSFEVKDIGTYRCVAKNSLGEAEGSVQLMETEPEHSNNEMIVDVEFAKDVQSPPTTPQKTTIIPRSTVKPSTSTWQQGNRVQFISNNSHSTGRQSTTRNSGPSLLPRWPDVMILLAVTKLLLL; this is translated from the exons GGGCCGGTGGCATCGGGACGATCGTCGCTGGAGAGCCGGCGCCCGTTTTTCTAGAGCCTGTTAACAATGTCACGGTCGTGATTGGACGGGACATCAGCCTCACCTGCGCCGTGGACCATTTAGGACCTAATAAG GTGGCATGGATCCATTTGGATCGTCACATGATTGTTGCCATTCATCAACATCTTGTCACCCGCATTCCTCGCTACAGCGCCACTCACGACGCCCATAGAAACACTTGGACGCTCAATCTCCGCGGTGCTCAACCG GAGGATGCGGGGAGATACCTGTGCCAAGTCAACTCGAACCCGATGATAACGCAAGTTGGCATCGTCGACGTCGTCg TTCCACCAACCATTGTGGATGCTGGCAGCTCGGCTTCACACATAACAGTCCGTGAAGGATTGAGTTTGACGCTCACTTGCCGCGGTGACGGCGTTCCAGCGCCGAAAGTGACTTGGCGTCGTGAAGACGGACGTCCAATCTTCTTTGGcgacaagaagaaagaag CGTCGATTGAAGGCGACAGTTTGACTCTGAACAAGATTGGACGGACGGAATCGGGAGCTTATTTGTGCATCGCATCCAACGGCGTCCCACCGTCGGTTTCCAAAAGAATCTGGGTCGATGTCGAAT TTCCGCCAATGGTTTGGGTGCCAGCTCAAATTGTCGGACTGCCGCTAGGAGGGTCAGTTACATTCGATTGTTTCACGGAAGCCCAGCCCAAGGCAATCACTTACTGGACTCGCATGACGGGCGGTCCGTCCGACTCCGACGTTGTTTTGTTGCCAAGCCGAAGGATTCACGCCGATTCGACCAGCACCGGCTATCGCACTCATATGAATTTGACCATTCAATCGTTTGAAGTCAAAGATATTGGCACCTACCGATGCGTGGCCAAAAATTCACTCGGCGAAGCGGAAGGATCGGTCCAGTTAATGG AAACGGAACCGGAACATTCAAATAACGAGATGATTGTAGATG TAGAATTTGCCAAAGATGTTCAATCACCACCGACTACCCCACAGAAAACGACAATAATTCCCCGATCGACTGTCAAGCCCAGCACCAGCACATGGCAACAAGGAAACCGTGTCCAATTCATCAGCAACAACTCGCATTCGACCGGCCGTCAATCGACGACCCGCAACTCAG GTCCATCTCTGTTGCCGCGCTGGCCCGATGTTATGATTCTCTTGGCCGTCACCAAGTTGTTACTGTTATGA
- the LOC124329191 gene encoding uncharacterized protein LOC124329191, with protein MSNSATQKAFLDQIWHSARNSIGKELLSTHNLVPVPSLSSAEDFGLFSIFVKSKSENVGQKIRDSLARSSYHVVGHVSQVIELEKTDLDRLLNSTNPLTEDVGNYSEKWEKDMELGSKAVHLTVEGSHKFLISLNLSEGDLCLKQNIPDLAGAKSVYIITDVMKANRITACVTSDDDTVEVISTISVPIGFGYSKFRLTPEGLVAEQIKCKPSIHGKWEVVIGQISEFLNNL; from the exons ATGTCGAATTCGGCTACTCAGAAAGCTTTCCTTGATCAAATTTGGCATTCCGCTCGTAATTCCATTGGAAAAGAATTGCTTTCCACCCATAATCTTGTCCCGGTTCCCAGTCTTTCCAGCGCCGAAGATTTCGGTCTTTTCTCGATTTTCGTCAAGAGTAAATCG GAAAATGTGGGCCAGAAGATAAGAGATTCTTTGGCGCGTTCGAGCTACCATGTGGTCGGCCATGTTTCGCAAGTCATTGAGCTCGAAAAAACCGATCTTGACCGTTTGCTCAACAGTACGAATCCGCTCACCGAAGACGTTGGAAATTACTCGGAAAAG TGGGAAAAGGACATGGAATTGGGCTCGAAAGCGGTGCACTTGACTGTCGAAGGGTCTCACAAATTTCTCATCTCGTTGAATTTGAGTGAAGGAGATCTCTGCCTGAAGCAAAATATCCCCG ATCTGGCCGGTGCTAAAAGCGTGTACATCATTACCGatgtaatgaaagctaaccgAATCACGGCTTGCGTGACGAGTGATGACGACACCGTGGAAGTTATCTCCACCATTTCTGTTCCCATTGGATTTGGCTACTCAAAATTCCGTTTAACTCCCGAGGGACTCGTCGCCGAACAG ATCAAATGCAAGCCTTCGATCCACGGCAAATGGGAAGTTGTGATCGGTCAAATTTCCGAGTTCCTCAACAACCTGTAG
- the LOC124329180 gene encoding DNA-3-methyladenine glycosylase-like — protein MLLECKSQFTKLTEKMVDDNFLKNKVLNMGKTSVYFQHLDEKPHLDDEPQRKKQCKSTHRQLLPAITPSMKIRLADEFFNQESTALATSLLGKVLVRLIDNKELVCGRIVETEAYLGLMDKACHSSHKRSARTEPMFMKPGTIYVYSIYGMYHCFNISSGGEGAAVLLRAVEPLSGFELMQQIRSQAQKKTSRILPIHQLCNGPSKLCLSFGITKELNKMDMASPTTQMWIEDWIPQPEFTTITSTRIGLSKKAGEWIDAPLRFYVNDSKSVSIIDKSKRK, from the coding sequence ATGCTGCTAGAATGTAAGTCACAATTCACAAAGTTAACAGAAAAGATGGTGgatgacaattttttaaagaataaagtTCTGAACATGGGTAAAACTAGTGTATACTTTCAACACCTAGACGAAAAACCACATCTCGATGATGAgcctcaaagaaaaaaacaatgtaaATCAACTCACCGCCAACTGCTACCTGCTATAACACCATCGATGAAAATTCGATTGGCAGATGAATTTTTCAACCAAGAAAGCACTGCTTTGGCTACCTCCTTGCTTGGTAAGGTTCTAGTAAGACTGATTGATAACAAGGAATTGGTGTGTGGCCGAATCGTGGAAACTGAAGCATATTTGGGCTTGATGGACAAAGCTTGTCACTCAAGCCACAAGCGTTCAGCGCGTACAGAGCCAATGTTCATGAAACCTGGAACGATTTACGTGTATTCTATCTATGGAATGTACCACTGTTTCAACATATCTAGTGGCGGAGAAGGAGCAGCAGTTCTATTGCGGGCAGTTGAACCCCTGTCAGGATTCGAACTAATGCAGCAAATCCGTTCTCAAGCTCAGAAGAAAACTAGTCGTATTCTACCAATACACCAATTGTGTAATGGCCCTTCCAAATTATGCCTTTCTTTCGGCATCACGAAGGAATTGAACAAGATGGACATGGCTAGCCCCACCACCCAAATGTGGATAGAAGATTGGATACCACAACCGGAGTTTACTACTATTACGTCTACTCGAATTGGACTAAGTAAAAAAGCTGGCGAGTGGATAGATGCCCCTTTGAGATTCTACGTAAATGATTCTAAAAGCGTCAGTATAATTGACAAGTCGAAGAGAAAATAA
- the LOC124329190 gene encoding 28S ribosomal protein S7, mitochondrial-like: MSLSGLLRTLPTINAINSSLGSLSLLSRQPYSMYKPFVKEPVYNIEQLDKLIESGEAKKREFVPVKAARNDHNVSVFYDDLTSKFVNMVMVKGQKELARNLVEMGYMKVKQIQLAKYYEATTDAERAEIELNPITIFHKALENCSPVLQLTPIKRGGSTYQVPIPITENRARFLAMKWMILECREKERKIHFPERLAVELIDAFNNTGKVVKRKQDLHKQCENNRAYAHYRWG, translated from the exons ATGTCGCTGTCCGGATTACTTCGGACGTTACCTACTATAAATGCAATTAATTCTTCTTTAGG GTCTTTGAGTCTGCTCTCTCGGCAACCGTATAGCATGTATAAGCCATTTGTCAAAGAGCCAGTCTATAACATTGAACAATTGgataagttaattgaatcaggGGAAGCAAAAAAACGTGAATTTGTCCCAGTCAAAGCTGCCAGAAATGATCACAATGTTTCAGTTTTTTATGATGATCTAACAAG taAATTTGTTAACATGGTAATGGTGAAAGGCCAAAAAGAGTTGGCAAGAAATCTGGTTGAAATG GGTTATATGAAAGTAAAGCAAATACAGCTTGCAAAATACTATGAAGCAACAACAGATGCGGAAAGggctgaaattgaattaaacccCATTACCATTTTCCATAAAGCATTAGAAAATTGCAGTCCTGTACTTCAATTGACTCCTATCAAAAGAGGTGGCTCCACTTATCAGGTTCCCATCCCTATCACAGAAAACCGAGCCAGGTTCCTTGCAATGAAATGGATGATCCTTGAGtgcagagaaaaagagaggaagATTCACTTTCCTGAACGCCTTGCTGTTGAACTAATTGATGCCTTCAACAACACCGGCAAAGTAGTTAAAAGGAAACAAGATTTACATAAACAGTGTGAAAATAACAGAGCGTATGCTCATTATCGTTGGGGCTAA
- the LOC124329140 gene encoding uncharacterized protein LOC124329140, whose translation MASGFRCLSLRASYPTTSPMVWTKSNQSIDLVVNNRVYGAVNKSFNGVQCYVDKPKALAISRFHSLGEFFSNDNHISSNTADGLFHMECSPKMVERNYTALSLQQHVQANDFVRQFKSNSHFSLGTEQLEHCHLKIEDAQLRQTLTSMTVDQSSFVAYFSSQLSNNERLLLSTGTPSKNVSNNSQNQGLPTPSQLQHVFDVLSTTLPRLFIEPMNYKIYSPDIVFDNRIRGTRTVGLYHYVKQVALLRCVGHLKYAYVRFEILKITQHPEEGTIKVRWRITGISGLKVLLQFWRYKLWQWKEILQKQESWYDGFSTFQVNSNGVVSLHVADKMMPDDEKVAETNKGLLAAKLALLLGLLPQQNSNNLSDVMENLLINSTGKDQA comes from the exons ATGGCATCTGGTTTTCGCTGTCTTTCCCTCCGGGCCTCATATCCTACAACAAGCCCAATGGTTTGGACGAAAAGTAACCAGTCGATCGATTTAGTTGTAAATAATCGTGTATATGGAGCCGTTAACAAAAGTTTTAATGGAGTCCAATGCTATGTTGATAAACCAAAG GCATTAGCCATCTCCCGTTTCCACAGCCTAGGAGAATTCTTTTCGAATGATAATCACATTTCTAGCAATACAGCTGACGGGCTTTTCCATATGGAATGCAGCCCAAAGATGGTTGAAAGAAACTATACAGCTCTTAGTCTGCAGCAGCATGTTCAAGCAAATGACTTTGTAAGACAATTTAAATCTAACAGCCACTTCTCTCTTGGAACTGAACAATTGGAGCACtgccatttaaaaattgaagatGCTCAACTACGACAAACTTTAACTTCAATGACTGTTGATCAATCAAGTTTTGTTGCATACTTTAGTAGTCAATTGTCCAACAATGAAAGGCTTTTGCTCTCAACTGGGACtccttcaaaaaatgtttccaacaACAGTCAAAATCAGGGATTACCAACACCATCACAGTTACAGCATGTCTTCGATGTTCTCAGCACTACA TTACCCAGATTGTTTATTGAACCCATGAATTACAAAATCTACAGTCCAGACATCGTTTTCGACAACCGAATTCGAGGAACACGCACAGT TGGGCTGTACCATTATGTAAAACAAGTAGCACTTTTACGATGCGTTGGGCACTTGAAATATGCCTACGTTCGCTttgagattttaaaaattactcaACACCCAGAAGAAGGTACTATTAAAGTGCGCTGGCGCATAACCGGGATATCAGGATTGAAAGTCCTTTTGCAGTTTTGGCGCTATAAGCTATGGCAGTGGAAAGAAATActgcaaaaacaagaaag TTGGTACGATGGTTTTTCTACCTTCCAGGTAAACTCTAATGGAGTCGTCTCCCTTCATGTAGCTGACAAA ATGATGCCTGATGACGAGAAAGTAGCTGAAACAAACAAAGGACTGCTAGCTGCAAAATTAGCACTTCTGCTGGGTCTTCTTCCTCAGCAAAATTCGAACAATTTGTCGGATGTGATGGAAAACCTGCTAATTAATTCAACTGGTAAAGATCAGGCATGA
- the LOC124329176 gene encoding phytanoyl-CoA dioxygenase domain-containing protein 1-like, whose translation MGFLSQDQVEQFHNDGYLVVKNFLGDEDVASLKKAITKIIDDFQPDQHRSVFTTTDTPKQARDTYFMESGDKIRYFFEEGALNEKGELIVDKQRCLNKIGHALHWLDPDFKRVSFSTQVKNTLRDIGFKDPAIAQSMYIFKQPGIGGEVSPHQDSTFLQTEPMKIVGMWFALEDVTLENGCLWFIPGSHKEGISRRFIRNPDQSSPNLTIYTNPNPDYDETKFIPGPVPKGSMVLIHGEIVHKSERNLSSNSRQIYTFHAIERENTVYSPDNWLQPTDNLPFPGVFEN comes from the exons ATGGGATTTCTCAGCCAGGATCAAGTGGAACAA TTTCACAACGATGGATACCTTGTGGTCAAGAATTTCCTGGGAGACGAAGATGTGGCTTCTTTAAAGAAGGCCATAACAAAAATTATAGATGATTTTCAACCAGATCAGCACAGAAGTGTCTTTACTACCACCGACACCCCTAAGCag GCTCGTGATACTTACTTTATGGAGAGCGGTGACAAGATTCGCTACTTTTTTGAAGAGGGGGCATTAAACGAAAAGGGGGAATTGATCGTCGACAAACAACGTTGTCTTAACAAAATTGGTCAC GCATTGCATTGGCTTGATCCAGATTTCAAACGGGTGAGTTTCAGTACTCAAGTGAAGAATACACTAAGGGATATCGGATTCAAAGATCCTGCTATCGCCCAGAGCAt GTACATTTTTAAGCAACCTGGTATTGGAGGAGAAG TTTCCCCGCATCAAGATTCTACCTTTCTTCAAACGGAACCCATGAAGATAGTCGGCATGTGGTTCGCGTTGGAAGATGTAACTTTAGAGAACGGCTGTCTGTGGTTTATTCCTGGGTCACACAAAGAAGGGATTAGTCGCCGTTTTATTCGTAATCCAGATCAAAGCTCACCAAACTTGACTATTTACACAAACCCCAATCCAGACTATgacgaaacaaaatttataccGGGACCTGTTCCAAAAG GCTCTATGGTGCTCATTCACGGGGAAATTGTTCATAAAAGCGAACGAAATTTGTCATCGAACTCTCGACAGATTTACACGTTCCACGCAATCGAGCGTGAAAATACCGTCTATTCCCCGGATAACTGGCTTCAACCAACTGATAATCTTCCATTTCCTGGAGTATTTGAGAACTGA